A DNA window from Pirellulales bacterium contains the following coding sequences:
- a CDS encoding RluA family pseudouridine synthase, whose protein sequence is MSHDELSGEPVELIVTEEFAGCRLDWYLARQFPAYSRVFLRRVINAAAVRVDGKREKASHALKAGQVVSLSLPELPRQGPRPENIPLDILYEDEHLAAINKPPGMVVHPAKGHWSGTLTAALAYHFNSLSQVGGATRPGIVHRLDRDTSGVILVAKNDPAHIHLARQFEDRTVEKEYAAIVAGVPDRDRDRIDAPIDVHPTQREKMAIRPTSGTARPAQSFYEVVERFRGFATVRVLPKTGRTHQIRVHLASIGCAVLCDKQYGGRSRITRGEITGRAEEAETVVLERQALHARRIEFTHPILGTRMTVEAPLAPDLQQVIELLKQSHTA, encoded by the coding sequence ATGTCGCACGACGAACTTAGTGGCGAACCGGTCGAGCTGATCGTGACCGAGGAATTCGCCGGCTGCCGTCTCGACTGGTATCTGGCCCGTCAGTTTCCGGCCTACAGCCGTGTTTTTCTCCGCCGCGTGATCAATGCCGCCGCCGTGCGCGTGGACGGCAAGCGCGAAAAGGCCTCGCACGCGCTCAAGGCCGGCCAGGTCGTCTCGTTGTCGCTGCCCGAGCTTCCTCGCCAAGGCCCGCGTCCCGAGAACATCCCGCTCGACATCCTCTATGAGGACGAGCACCTGGCGGCGATCAACAAGCCCCCCGGCATGGTCGTGCATCCGGCCAAGGGGCACTGGTCGGGCACGCTCACCGCGGCGCTCGCCTACCACTTCAACTCGTTGAGCCAGGTGGGGGGCGCGACTCGACCTGGCATCGTGCATCGGCTTGACCGCGACACGAGCGGCGTGATCCTGGTTGCCAAGAACGATCCCGCGCATATCCATCTCGCGCGGCAGTTCGAGGACCGCACCGTCGAGAAAGAATACGCGGCTATCGTGGCCGGCGTGCCCGACCGCGACCGCGATCGCATCGACGCGCCGATCGATGTGCATCCCACGCAGCGCGAGAAGATGGCCATCCGCCCCACGAGCGGCACGGCCCGGCCGGCGCAAAGCTTCTACGAGGTCGTCGAACGTTTCCGCGGCTTCGCCACCGTGCGCGTGCTGCCCAAGACGGGCCGCACGCACCAGATCCGCGTCCATCTGGCGAGCATCGGCTGCGCGGTCTTGTGCGACAAGCAGTACGGCGGTCGCAGCCGCATCACGCGGGGCGAAATCACCGGTCGCGCGGAGGAGGCCGAGACGGTCGTCCTCGAACGCCAGGCCCTGCACGCCCGGCGGATCGAATTCACGCACCCCATTCTGGGCACGCGCATGACGGTCGAGGCGCCGCTGGCGCCCGATCTGCAACAGGTGATCGAGCTGTTGAAGCAATCTCACACCGCCTAG
- the floA gene encoding flotillin-like protein FloA (flotillin-like protein involved in membrane lipid rafts) → MRLLAQLPENFGSIVVIVVLFGVLIFSLVLFAIFVRYFRLYIQSVTTGAGIGIFDLLGMTFRKVSPAVIVRTKIMAVQAGLGEETGITSKALEAHYLAGGNVPLVIRAIIAAKKAKTIDLPFKLATAIDLAGRNVLEAVQTSVYPKVIDCPSQNSDRPTLDAVAKNGIQLKVKARVTVRANLQQLIGGAKEETIVARVGEGIVSAIGSADTHTKVLENPDMISKAVLARRLDSQTAFEIVSIDIADIDVGDNIGARLQADQAEADTRVARAKAEGTRAMAASREQEMIAQIEESRAKVVEAEAQVPKAIAEAFRGGTLGILDYYKLRNVQADTEMRHTIAMTGSNPARRS, encoded by the coding sequence ATGCGACTTCTTGCCCAACTGCCCGAGAATTTCGGCTCGATCGTGGTGATCGTGGTCCTTTTCGGGGTGCTGATCTTCTCGTTGGTTTTGTTCGCCATCTTCGTGCGCTACTTCCGGCTGTATATCCAGTCGGTGACGACCGGCGCCGGTATCGGCATCTTCGATCTGCTGGGCATGACCTTCCGCAAGGTGAGCCCCGCGGTCATCGTGCGCACCAAGATCATGGCCGTGCAGGCGGGACTGGGCGAAGAGACGGGCATCACGAGCAAGGCGCTCGAGGCCCACTACCTGGCCGGCGGCAACGTGCCGCTCGTGATCCGGGCGATCATCGCCGCCAAAAAGGCCAAGACGATCGATCTCCCCTTCAAGCTGGCCACGGCGATCGATCTGGCCGGACGCAACGTGCTCGAGGCCGTGCAGACCAGCGTCTATCCCAAGGTGATCGACTGCCCGTCCCAGAATTCCGATCGCCCCACGCTCGACGCCGTGGCCAAGAACGGCATTCAACTCAAGGTCAAGGCGCGCGTCACGGTGCGTGCCAATCTGCAACAGCTCATCGGCGGGGCCAAGGAAGAGACCATCGTAGCTCGCGTGGGCGAGGGCATTGTCAGCGCCATCGGCTCGGCCGATACGCATACAAAGGTCTTGGAAAACCCCGACATGATCTCCAAGGCCGTGCTCGCCCGGCGTCTCGATTCGCAGACGGCGTTCGAGATCGTCTCGATCGACATCGCCGACATCGACGTGGGAGACAATATAGGCGCGCGTTTGCAGGCCGATCAGGCCGAAGCCGACACGCGCGTGGCCCGCGCCAAGGCCGAAGGCACGCGGGCCATGGCCGCCTCGCGCGAGCAGGAGATGATCGCGCAGATCGAAGAGAGCCGGGCCAAGGTGGTCGAGGCCGAAGCTCAGGTCCCCAAGGCCATCGCCGAAGCCTTCCGCGGCGGTACCTTGGGCATTCTCGATTATTACAAGCTGCGCAACGTGCAGGCCGACACGGAAATGCGTCACACCATCGCCATGACCGGCTCGAACCCCGCGAGGCGGAGCTAG
- a CDS encoding SGNH/GDSL hydrolase family protein gives MASTMSVCELDAPGPTGASLPPQSEKAPAGVLHKLRKVVRAAALSWQIVGIALLWFAALNLFAWLLLGARDKNPAFVSTAMASLDTEDVELAKRFAEESARLNGGRVRGEMMRWEPYAYWRMRESRGSFINVGEDGLRRTLPAGQADASVPRVFLFGGSVMWGTGSRDEHTIPSYLAQFLSESGLEAEVLNLGQIGYVSTQELAAFEQCCRQQNVPTVALFFHGVNDVFSSIVNGEPGLTMHEMNREREFNLLNRNTPRPAAEALLRNLPIYRVLVPSSEPAQTVGQRAQQSMQRLVSRRASDPDLISKLDSSLVLRPLDPGESSNDRLLALVIEELMVGTAEWMKTNSAIATSLGAQFGTQVVDVWQPTVFSKAAPSPFEQQIIQQEVVLCTAFRAADRYIDGLSASSSQRPSPSLATNLPRIVTLAGVFDGSEWSGKTAYTDFCHLNEPANRAIARALLPLVLEALERSPQDMVASDADHM, from the coding sequence ATGGCATCCACGATGAGCGTGTGCGAGCTGGACGCTCCCGGCCCCACGGGCGCGTCCCTTCCCCCCCAGTCAGAAAAAGCGCCCGCCGGGGTGCTCCACAAGCTACGCAAGGTGGTCCGCGCGGCGGCCCTTTCGTGGCAGATCGTGGGCATTGCCCTGCTCTGGTTCGCGGCCCTGAACCTCTTCGCCTGGCTCCTCTTAGGGGCGCGAGACAAGAACCCGGCCTTCGTCTCGACGGCCATGGCATCGCTCGACACCGAAGACGTCGAGCTCGCCAAACGTTTTGCCGAGGAATCGGCCCGACTCAACGGTGGCCGCGTGCGCGGCGAGATGATGCGCTGGGAGCCGTACGCCTACTGGCGGATGCGCGAGTCGCGCGGCAGCTTCATCAACGTCGGCGAGGACGGCCTCCGCCGCACGCTGCCTGCCGGGCAGGCCGACGCCAGTGTCCCGCGCGTGTTTCTCTTTGGCGGTTCGGTGATGTGGGGGACGGGCTCGCGCGACGAGCACACCATTCCCTCGTATCTGGCCCAGTTCTTGAGCGAGTCGGGGCTCGAGGCCGAGGTGCTGAACCTGGGGCAGATCGGCTATGTCTCGACCCAGGAACTGGCCGCGTTCGAGCAATGCTGCCGCCAGCAGAACGTGCCGACCGTGGCGTTGTTTTTCCATGGGGTGAACGACGTGTTCTCTTCGATCGTCAACGGCGAGCCCGGCCTGACGATGCACGAGATGAACCGCGAGCGCGAATTCAACCTGTTGAATCGCAACACGCCGCGCCCGGCCGCCGAGGCCTTGCTGCGTAACCTGCCGATCTACCGCGTGCTGGTGCCCAGCAGCGAACCGGCCCAAACCGTCGGCCAGCGAGCCCAGCAAAGCATGCAACGGCTGGTCTCGCGCCGGGCGAGCGATCCAGACCTCATCTCGAAGCTCGACAGCTCACTGGTCCTGCGACCCCTCGACCCTGGCGAATCGAGCAACGACCGTCTGCTGGCCCTGGTGATCGAAGAGTTGATGGTCGGCACGGCCGAGTGGATGAAGACCAACTCCGCCATCGCCACCTCGCTGGGGGCGCAATTCGGCACGCAAGTGGTCGACGTGTGGCAGCCGACCGTCTTCTCGAAAGCGGCCCCCTCCCCCTTCGAGCAGCAGATCATCCAGCAAGAGGTGGTCTTATGCACCGCGTTCCGCGCGGCCGATCGCTACATCGACGGCCTCTCCGCCAGTAGCAGCCAACGCCCCTCCCCCAGCCTGGCCACCAACCTGCCGCGCATCGTCACGCTGGCCGGTGTGTTCGACGGCAGCGAATGGTCGGGCAAGACCGCCTACACCGACTTCTGCCACCTCAACGAACCGGCCAACCGGGCTATCGCCCGGGCGCTGCTCCCGCTCGTGCTCGAGGCGCTCGAGCGTTCGCCCCAGGACATGGTCGCGTCGGACGCCGATCACATGTAG
- a CDS encoding NADP-dependent oxidoreductase — protein sequence MSNANINRQWRLKTRPKGMVSEANFEYREEPIPTPRNGQILVRNLYLSFDPAMRAWLWDRPSYIPPVGIGEVMRASAVAQVIESKKPGFEAGDFVVGAFGWQDYAATTGGGPVPVTKIPPGVPLTWPLGVLGMTGLTAYFGLLDITDPKAGETVVVSGAAGAVGSVVAQIARIKGCRVIGIAGGSDKCRWLVERARVDAAIDYKSEDVAGRLKELCPKGINVYFDNVGGETLEAVLNNLALHARISLCGGISQYNAEGRVPGPANYLSLLVQRARMEGFIVFDYLPRFGEAIAELAGWVMADEIRIEEDIQEGFENIPKTLLRLFEGKNLGKQLLKLADPPTKR from the coding sequence ATGTCTAATGCAAACATCAATCGCCAGTGGCGTCTCAAGACTCGGCCGAAAGGCATGGTCTCGGAGGCGAACTTCGAATATCGCGAAGAGCCGATTCCCACGCCGCGCAACGGCCAGATCCTGGTGCGGAATCTCTATCTTTCATTCGACCCGGCGATGCGAGCCTGGTTGTGGGATCGCCCCTCCTACATTCCCCCCGTCGGCATCGGCGAGGTCATGCGGGCCTCGGCCGTGGCGCAGGTCATCGAATCGAAGAAGCCGGGCTTCGAGGCGGGCGATTTCGTCGTCGGCGCCTTCGGCTGGCAGGACTACGCCGCCACGACCGGCGGCGGGCCGGTGCCCGTCACCAAGATTCCCCCCGGCGTGCCGCTTACCTGGCCCCTGGGGGTGCTCGGCATGACGGGCCTCACCGCCTACTTCGGGCTGCTCGACATCACGGATCCCAAGGCTGGCGAAACGGTCGTCGTCTCCGGGGCGGCGGGAGCCGTCGGCTCCGTCGTGGCACAGATCGCGCGGATCAAGGGCTGCCGCGTGATCGGCATCGCCGGTGGATCCGACAAGTGCCGCTGGCTCGTTGAACGTGCTCGGGTCGATGCGGCGATCGACTACAAGAGCGAGGACGTTGCCGGGCGGTTGAAGGAGCTATGCCCCAAGGGGATTAACGTCTACTTCGACAACGTGGGTGGCGAGACGCTCGAGGCGGTGCTGAACAACCTGGCGCTGCATGCGCGGATTTCGCTCTGCGGGGGCATCTCGCAGTACAACGCCGAGGGGCGCGTGCCCGGTCCGGCGAATTACCTGAGTCTGCTCGTGCAGCGAGCGCGGATGGAAGGTTTTATTGTGTTCGACTATCTGCCGCGTTTCGGCGAGGCCATTGCTGAATTGGCAGGCTGGGTGATGGCCGACGAGATCCGCATCGAAGAAGACATTCAGGAAGGTTTTGAGAACATCCCGAAAACATTGCTCCGCCTGTTCGAGGGAAAGAATCTCGGCAAGCAGCTCCTGAAGCTGGCCGACCCGCCGACCAAACGCTAG
- a CDS encoding thioesterase, with protein MNQSRAQYLRLADNRLGLRALGEAAAARRKLVCFPHAGGQSLAFRELTDALPDEWSVWGVDLPAHGWAAGPPLTDIPAIAEFCLAHLPGEILDGAILFGHSLGGCVAFEMASRLVERGLAPPALVLSATRPPHRLNDYESLARMEDAHLLETLIFIGGLPSDWATEPEMFDHFKGAIRSDLIAFENFRIERPLSGVPTLILAGLEDVVCRPEHSFEWSRYCADCQVELVREGHGFLQSQPGWIAERLFAFLGPARS; from the coding sequence ATGAATCAGTCGCGAGCCCAATACCTGCGCCTGGCCGACAATCGCCTCGGTCTGCGCGCGCTCGGCGAGGCCGCCGCCGCTCGCCGCAAACTGGTCTGCTTTCCGCATGCCGGCGGCCAGTCGCTGGCCTTTCGCGAGTTGACCGACGCGCTGCCCGACGAGTGGAGCGTGTGGGGGGTCGATCTGCCGGCGCATGGTTGGGCCGCAGGGCCGCCCCTGACCGATATCCCCGCCATCGCCGAGTTCTGCCTGGCACACCTTCCCGGGGAGATCCTCGACGGGGCGATCCTCTTCGGCCATAGCCTGGGGGGATGTGTCGCCTTCGAGATGGCCTCGCGTCTGGTGGAAAGGGGGCTCGCGCCGCCGGCCCTGGTGCTCAGCGCCACGCGGCCCCCGCATCGGTTGAATGACTACGAGTCGCTGGCCCGAATGGAAGACGCCCACCTGCTCGAGACGTTGATCTTCATCGGCGGGCTGCCGAGCGATTGGGCCACCGAGCCGGAGATGTTCGACCACTTCAAGGGAGCGATTCGCTCGGATCTGATCGCCTTCGAGAATTTTCGCATCGAGCGTCCCCTCTCTGGCGTGCCCACGCTGATCCTGGCTGGCCTCGAGGATGTCGTCTGCCGGCCAGAACACAGCTTCGAGTGGTCGCGCTACTGCGCCGACTGCCAGGTCGAGCTGGTGCGAGAAGGACACGGGTTTTTGCAGTCTCAGCCCGGCTGGATTGCCGAGCGGCTGTTCGCCTTTCTCGGCCCCGCGCGCTCCTGA
- a CDS encoding glycosyltransferase family 2 protein, translating to MHDGYADPVVRPVGSPIPAGSSRAAVSVVVPVYHNANSLHELLNRLQAVADRNPEHFEFVFVDDGSRDRSFEVLQDLLRRDDRVRVVKLTRNFGASAACTAGLSLATGDAMVAVSADLQDPPEIIDQMLARWRAGYRLVLASRTERHDPWLTKLTSRLYWKLFRRYAIPNMPEQGSDYCLLDRQVMEALRDTHEPSGGVATLVWTGFQPAIIEYERQARAAHHGRSSWTFGMRIKYMIDSFVAFSHVPIRAASMLGISLAFVGVCYAVLVLFAYAVVGVPVAEPGWASLMVVLLVVSGVQLIMTGIFGEYLVRTLEAARRRPTFIIDRVLTPENVPHLDAGGDVPHPDERAGGASSFSTQPSTEESEP from the coding sequence ATGCACGACGGATATGCCGATCCCGTAGTTCGCCCCGTGGGGAGCCCCATCCCGGCGGGATCGTCGCGCGCCGCCGTGTCGGTCGTCGTGCCGGTGTACCACAACGCCAACAGCCTGCACGAGCTGTTGAACCGTTTACAGGCGGTGGCAGACAGAAATCCGGAACACTTCGAGTTCGTCTTCGTGGACGATGGTTCGCGCGATCGCTCGTTCGAGGTGCTGCAAGATCTACTCCGCCGCGACGATCGTGTGCGCGTCGTCAAGCTGACGCGCAACTTCGGCGCGAGCGCCGCCTGCACGGCGGGATTGAGCCTGGCCACCGGGGACGCGATGGTGGCTGTCTCGGCCGATCTGCAGGATCCGCCGGAAATCATCGATCAGATGCTGGCCCGCTGGCGCGCCGGCTACCGGCTGGTGCTGGCCTCGCGCACGGAACGGCACGATCCGTGGCTGACGAAGCTGACGTCGCGCCTGTATTGGAAGCTGTTCCGCCGGTACGCGATTCCCAACATGCCCGAGCAGGGGAGCGACTACTGCCTGCTCGATCGCCAGGTGATGGAGGCGCTGCGCGACACGCACGAGCCGAGCGGCGGCGTGGCCACGCTGGTGTGGACCGGCTTCCAGCCGGCGATCATCGAATACGAGCGCCAGGCCCGAGCCGCGCATCACGGCCGCTCGTCGTGGACGTTCGGCATGCGCATCAAATACATGATCGATTCGTTCGTGGCCTTCTCGCACGTGCCGATCCGCGCCGCGTCAATGCTCGGCATTTCGCTGGCCTTCGTCGGCGTCTGCTACGCGGTACTCGTCCTCTTCGCTTATGCGGTGGTGGGCGTGCCGGTGGCCGAGCCGGGCTGGGCCTCGTTGATGGTGGTGCTGCTGGTCGTGTCGGGCGTGCAACTGATCATGACCGGCATCTTTGGCGAATATCTGGTGCGCACGCTCGAAGCGGCGCGGCGCCGGCCCACGTTCATCATCGATCGGGTACTGACACCAGAGAATGTGCCGCATCTCGATGCTGGTGGTGACGTCCCCCATCCCGACGAGCGCGCGGGGGGAGCGTCTTCGTTCTCCACTCAGCCCTCGACCGAAGAATCAGAGCCCTGA
- a CDS encoding cold shock domain-containing protein, translating to MAEGTIKKLIADKGFGFIKGDNGELFFHHSSVQGGTFETLREGQKVTYTEGRGPKGPRAESVTPI from the coding sequence ATGGCTGAAGGCACGATCAAGAAGCTGATTGCGGACAAGGGATTCGGGTTCATCAAGGGAGACAACGGTGAGTTGTTCTTCCACCATTCTTCGGTGCAAGGCGGCACCTTCGAGACGCTCCGCGAGGGCCAGAAGGTAACGTACACCGAAGGCCGCGGTCCGAAGGGTCCCCGCGCTGAGTCGGTCACCCCCATCTAG
- a CDS encoding c-type cytochrome encodes MTLQTPNVRHALFLTLTLSCSLLGCKPSSTTPASNGDAAPSHTTEAASDATSVPATPADEVTDHSTSPAGAATAPAPKQKVLLGSPDLTTGIPGDGPLTDEQIAAWLNDPKNSEILEIELPVGLDKGIAQVKGLHDNPLTRAKIELGRQLYFDKRLSSNATISCADCHHPDEGYAKHTQFGIGVDGQQGGRNSPVSYNRILSDAQFWDGRAATLEEQAKGPIANPIEMSNTHEVCCTTVGEIPGYKLQFEQIFGGVSIEAIAEAIASFERAIVTGPSPFDYEEKLKAFEGIDPEELKEDDPETYAAYEKAVADAEAHPMSESAKRGMALYFSDKTNCSACHVGPNLTDEQYYNIGVGMAAEPPDLGRYEITKDEKDKGAFKTPTIRNVEHTAPYMHDGSVQTLEEVVEFYAKGGEPNPYLNQRIKKLDLTDQDKKDLVEFMKACSGEFPQVETDRLPAGATKAG; translated from the coding sequence ATGACCCTGCAAACTCCAAACGTCAGGCACGCCCTGTTCCTGACGCTAACGCTTTCGTGTTCACTGTTGGGCTGCAAGCCGTCGTCGACTACGCCTGCGTCGAACGGCGATGCCGCGCCGAGCCACACGACCGAGGCCGCCAGCGACGCCACCAGCGTGCCCGCCACGCCGGCCGATGAAGTCACCGACCATTCGACGTCGCCCGCGGGGGCCGCCACGGCCCCCGCGCCGAAGCAAAAGGTGCTGCTCGGCTCCCCCGATCTGACGACCGGCATTCCGGGGGACGGTCCTTTGACCGACGAGCAAATCGCCGCCTGGCTCAACGACCCGAAGAACAGCGAGATCCTCGAGATCGAATTGCCCGTGGGGCTCGATAAGGGGATCGCGCAGGTGAAGGGGCTGCACGACAATCCCCTCACGCGGGCCAAGATCGAGCTCGGCCGTCAGCTTTACTTCGACAAGCGACTGTCGTCCAACGCCACGATTAGCTGCGCCGACTGCCATCACCCCGACGAAGGCTACGCCAAGCATACGCAGTTCGGTATCGGCGTGGATGGACAGCAGGGAGGTCGTAACTCACCCGTCTCCTACAACCGCATCCTGAGCGACGCGCAGTTCTGGGACGGCCGCGCCGCCACGCTCGAAGAGCAGGCCAAGGGACCGATCGCCAACCCGATCGAAATGTCCAACACGCACGAAGTCTGCTGCACGACCGTGGGCGAAATCCCGGGCTACAAGCTGCAGTTCGAGCAGATCTTCGGCGGCGTCTCGATCGAGGCGATCGCCGAGGCCATCGCGAGCTTCGAACGGGCGATCGTGACCGGCCCCTCGCCGTTCGACTACGAAGAGAAGCTGAAGGCGTTCGAAGGCATCGATCCCGAAGAACTGAAGGAAGACGATCCCGAGACCTACGCCGCGTACGAAAAAGCCGTCGCCGATGCCGAAGCGCATCCCATGTCGGAGAGCGCCAAGCGTGGCATGGCCCTCTATTTCAGCGACAAGACCAACTGCAGCGCTTGCCACGTCGGCCCGAATCTGACCGACGAGCAGTACTACAACATCGGCGTCGGCATGGCGGCCGAGCCCCCCGATCTGGGCCGGTATGAAATCACCAAGGACGAGAAGGACAAGGGGGCGTTCAAGACGCCCACCATCCGCAACGTCGAGCACACCGCCCCCTACATGCACGATGGCAGCGTGCAGACTCTGGAGGAAGTGGTCGAGTTCTACGCCAAGGGGGGCGAGCCGAACCCGTACCTCAACCAGCGCATCAAGAAGCTCGACCTGACCGATCAGGACAAGAAGGATCTGGTCGAGTTCATGAAGGCTTGCTCGGGCGAATTCCCCCAGGTCGAAACCGACCGCCTCCCGGCCGGCGCCACCAAGGCTGGGTAA
- a CDS encoding tetratricopeptide repeat protein gives MKTERRHELQTNQLADWMGNSVETAKPYTKLIAGVVVAAVVIFGSIYYLSRQTEKRQAEGWEKYFAAMTRPTPDQMQAVADAYRGTAVGSWARLDLADIQAERGTEALFQDRNEANQELRSAMENYRLVADEPAAGDIPRQRALLGLARASESLNQLDIARDAYNRLLKDYPNSAYSDEATQRLADLDRPATKAFYDWFALQDPKPPQEDLNPIFDGIQGLGGQGSSEMSLESLNLDFDPTTPAGDAVPAEGAGEPPADETSEEASQESAPAEETPVSQP, from the coding sequence ATGAAGACCGAACGCCGTCACGAATTGCAGACCAATCAACTTGCCGACTGGATGGGGAATTCAGTCGAGACGGCAAAGCCCTACACCAAGCTCATCGCCGGCGTCGTCGTGGCGGCGGTGGTCATCTTCGGCTCGATCTATTACCTCTCGCGGCAGACCGAGAAGCGTCAGGCCGAGGGTTGGGAAAAATACTTCGCGGCCATGACGCGCCCCACGCCCGACCAGATGCAGGCCGTGGCCGATGCGTACCGCGGCACGGCCGTCGGTAGCTGGGCGCGCCTCGATCTGGCCGACATTCAAGCCGAGCGCGGCACCGAGGCCTTGTTTCAGGATCGCAACGAAGCCAACCAGGAGTTGCGTTCGGCGATGGAAAACTACCGGCTCGTCGCCGACGAACCGGCCGCCGGCGACATTCCCCGCCAGCGCGCCCTGCTGGGTCTGGCCCGAGCCAGCGAATCGCTGAATCAGTTGGACATCGCCCGCGACGCGTACAACCGCCTGCTCAAAGACTACCCGAACTCCGCCTACTCGGATGAGGCGACTCAACGTTTGGCCGATCTCGATCGCCCCGCCACGAAGGCGTTCTACGATTGGTTCGCGTTGCAAGATCCGAAGCCCCCGCAGGAAGATCTCAACCCGATCTTCGATGGCATTCAAGGCCTCGGCGGACAGGGCTCGAGCGAAATGTCGCTCGAGAGCCTGAACCTGGATTTCGATCCCACCACGCCCGCAGGGGACGCGGTTCCCGCGGAAGGCGCAGGCGAACCCCCCGCCGACGAAACTTCGGAAGAGGCGAGCCAGGAATCGGCTCCCGCCGAGGAAACACCTGTCTCGCAGCCGTAA
- a CDS encoding SGNH/GDSL hydrolase family protein, with amino-acid sequence MIQLGANDLSVPPPTLRSNSRKRIAFRLCAIVTGVFVGVVLTEVFLRLTVLRSIVIERVLINTHPDSYPALWTLCLSENLEEACTPTPAITGPSDEWKLIRLAAPLTDSDQTCSLDKLSETPWSLAYPRFRGGVLHQEYDHRAPNGKHRILGVGDSFGLSWGVPRDRGLFGQLETILGKNCEVLNVSRPGLHTDEELACVKAALEVYQCPLTIVQWLPNDIHMAGPEPEQVTGRRMFPDPPRNWMDHSRIAMIYHAVCFQAESWNWQLKSYDPAYNPEGLRQFEESVKGFATLPNTRVVFVLYPRLEGRVGSYPYAKVHEQIAEMLHRHGIPVLDLRAAFEGHQPWSLRLHANDSHPNSAAHGIAARAIAAWLRREFPELVPP; translated from the coding sequence ATGATTCAACTTGGAGCGAACGATCTATCAGTGCCTCCTCCGACGTTGCGCAGCAATTCCAGGAAACGCATTGCCTTTCGGCTGTGCGCTATCGTCACGGGCGTTTTCGTGGGCGTGGTGCTCACCGAAGTATTCCTACGGCTCACTGTCTTACGATCTATTGTCATTGAACGAGTCCTCATTAACACTCATCCGGACAGCTACCCGGCGCTATGGACCCTTTGCCTGTCCGAGAACCTGGAAGAAGCATGCACACCCACGCCGGCCATTACGGGGCCATCGGATGAGTGGAAATTAATTCGTCTAGCAGCGCCGCTAACGGACTCCGACCAGACGTGTAGCTTGGACAAGCTTTCGGAAACCCCCTGGTCGCTAGCCTACCCTCGCTTTCGTGGGGGAGTGTTACATCAAGAGTACGACCACAGGGCTCCAAACGGAAAGCACCGCATCCTCGGTGTCGGCGACTCCTTTGGACTCAGTTGGGGGGTGCCGCGTGATCGCGGACTGTTCGGACAACTGGAAACTATCTTGGGGAAAAACTGCGAGGTGCTAAACGTCTCGCGGCCAGGACTTCATACGGACGAGGAACTGGCATGCGTCAAAGCGGCCCTGGAGGTTTATCAGTGTCCGCTCACGATCGTGCAGTGGTTGCCTAACGACATTCACATGGCTGGTCCCGAACCGGAGCAGGTTACCGGTCGAAGAATGTTTCCTGATCCGCCGCGTAATTGGATGGATCACAGTCGAATTGCTATGATATACCATGCCGTTTGCTTTCAGGCTGAATCCTGGAATTGGCAACTCAAGAGTTACGATCCAGCCTACAATCCTGAGGGATTGCGACAATTCGAGGAGTCCGTTAAGGGCTTCGCCACACTCCCTAACACGCGCGTCGTCTTCGTGCTCTATCCGCGGCTTGAAGGGCGGGTAGGCAGCTATCCTTACGCGAAGGTCCACGAGCAAATTGCCGAAATGCTGCACCGGCATGGCATTCCGGTGCTTGATTTGCGAGCGGCCTTCGAAGGACATCAGCCCTGGTCGTTGCGTCTGCACGCCAACGATTCTCACCCGAACTCCGCCGCGCATGGCATCGCCGCCCGAGCGATCGCGGCCTGGCTGCGGCGCGAGTTCCCCGAGTTGGTGCCGCCGTAA
- a CDS encoding VOC family protein, translating to MPAPLPIQSVNHIARLTRHLEESRAFYRDVLGFREIPRPNFNFGGAWLYNYGLQIHLIVSDDAPRSEGEISTRDAHVALHVDDVKRAEALLQEHGIAYRSNYVADRDVTQLFFRDPDGYHIEVATYPPVREA from the coding sequence ATGCCCGCGCCGCTGCCGATTCAATCGGTGAACCACATTGCCCGATTGACGCGGCACCTCGAAGAGAGCCGCGCGTTCTACCGCGACGTGTTGGGCTTTCGCGAGATTCCGCGGCCGAATTTCAATTTCGGGGGGGCCTGGCTCTACAATTATGGCTTGCAGATCCACCTGATCGTGTCGGACGACGCCCCCCGCAGCGAGGGCGAAATCTCGACTCGCGATGCCCACGTCGCGCTGCATGTCGACGACGTGAAACGGGCCGAAGCCTTGCTGCAAGAACACGGCATTGCGTACCGCTCGAACTACGTCGCCGACCGCGACGTGACGCAACTCTTCTTCCGCGACCCGGACGGATACCACATCGAGGTAGCGACCTATCCACCCGTGCGGGAAGCGTGA